Proteins encoded within one genomic window of Rhododendron vialii isolate Sample 1 chromosome 1a, ASM3025357v1:
- the LOC131323395 gene encoding type I inositol polyphosphate 5-phosphatase 4: protein MRDENCKKSKLSWPKTLVKKWLNIKSKSEDFHADDVVQLGGDEDWRTNFSEREACTIKKSRTDRSSRRNSDRARRSKIDLDASLVPDVHNYRIFVATWNVAGKSPPSYLNLEDWLHASPPADIYVLGFQEIVPLNAGNVLGTEDNAPAKKWLSLIRKTLNTLPGSNCGCQTPSPIPNPIVELDADFEGSTRQKASSFFHRRSFQSLSRSMRVTGSDMSIPQPRLDRRFSVCDRVSFGQRPSDYDPNFRWGSSDEEIGPGDSPNTTYYSPGSCSGFIPMEDRHRNAGQSRYCLVASKQMVGIFLTVWVKRDLRDDVRNMKVSCVGRGLMGYLGNKGSISISMSLHRTSFCFICTHLTSGQKEGDELRRNSDVLEILRKTRFPRVHGTGDENSPQTILEHDRIIWLGDLNYRIALSYRCAKALVEMRNWRALLENDQLRIEQRRGRVFEGWNEGRIYFPPTYKYSNNSDRYTGDDMHPKKKRRTPAWCDRILWHGRGLQQLSYVRGESRFSDHRPVYSLFSAEVESVNRNRTKKSMSCASSRIEVEELLPYPHGYSGLSFY from the exons ATGAGAGATGAGAACTGCAAGAAAAGCAAG CTTTCATGGCCTAAGACCCTGGTCAAGAAATGGCTCAATATCAAGAGCAAATCCGAAGACTTCCATGCGGACGACGTCGTTCAACTAG GTGGTGATGAAGATTGGAGGACCAACTTCTCAGAGAGGGAGGCATGCACTATCAAGAAAAGCAGAACAG ATAGATCAAGTAGGAGGAACTCTGATCGTGCCCGGCGGAGTAAGATTGACCTAGATGCCTCCCTAGTACCAGATGTGCACAATTATAG GATATTTGTAGCAACATGGAATGTGGCCGGAAAATCTCCCCCAAGCTATTTGAATCTTGAAGATTGGCTTCATGCCTCTCCTCCTGCTGACATTTATGTCCTTGG GTTTCAAGAAATTGTTCCTCTAAATGCTGGTAACGTTTTGGGCACAGAAGACAATGCCCCGGCTAAGAAATGGCTATCACTAATCCGAAAGACCCTAAATACTCTTCCTGGCTCTAATTGTGGTTGCCAAACGCCTTCGCCAATTCCCAATCCTATTGTGGAACTAGATGCAGATTTTGAGGGGTCAACAAGGCAAAAGGCCTCATCTTTCTTCCATCGTCGCTCATTTCAGTCCTTAAGTCGTAGCATGAGAGTCACAGGTAGTGACATGTCCATACCACAACCGAGACTTGATCGTAGATTCAGTGTTTGTGATCGCGTTAGTTTTGGGCAAAGGCCAAGTGACTATGACCCAAATTTCAGATGGGGTTCATCAGATGAGGAGATTGGGCCTGGGGATTCACCAAATACCACGTATTATTCGCCCGGCTCATGCAGTGGATTTATTCCCATGGAGGATAGACATAGAAATGCAGGGCAATCAAGGTACTGTCTGGTTGCGAGTAAACAAATGGTAGGAATATTTCTGACAGTATGGGTAAAGAGAGATCTAAGAGACGATGTTCGCAACATGAAAGTTTCTTGTGTGGGAAGAGGATTGATGGGTTATCTTGGAAACAAG GGTTCAATTTCGATTAGCATGTCTTTGCACCGAACAAGCTTCTGCTttatttgtactcatttgacCTCTGGGCAGAAGGAAGGTGATGAGCTCAGAAGGAACTCCGATGTACTGGAAATTTTAAGGAAGACAAGGTTTCCAAGGGTTCATGGTACGGGGGACGAGAATTCCCCTCAAACAATCCTTGAGCATGA TCGAATTATTTGGCTTGGGgatttgaattaccggattgCACTATCTTACCGTTGTGCAAAGGCTCTTGTGGAGATGCGCAACTGGAGGGCTTTGTTAGAGAATGACCAG CTTCGGATAGAGCAGAGGCGGGGACGTGTTTTTGAGGGTTGGAATGAAGGAAGGATTTATTTTCCTCCCACTTACAAATACTCAAACAATTCAGACAGATATACAGGGGATGATATGCATCCAAAAAAGAAGCGGAGAACACCCGCATG GTGTGATCGGATACTATGGCATGGTAGAGGCCTTCAGCAATTATCTTATGTTCGTGGGGAATCCAGATTCTCAGATCACAGACCAGTATATAGCCTGTTTTCGGCAGAGGTCGAGTCTGTCAATCGTAACCGAACCAAGAAAAGCATGAGTTGTGCCAGTTCTAGGATTGAGGTTGAAGAATTGTTGCCGTATCCCCATGGGTATTCTGGCCTTAGTTTCTATTAG